In one window of Lewinella sp. 4G2 DNA:
- a CDS encoding protein phosphatase 2C domain-containing protein: MIDTLTRIGKHHTNHCEDSCGNFQIDESRFLIAVSDGCSMGTESHFASTLFMKVLKEIAKVHYNLSFIGKSEPNIDGLLMVILKGLFNKVKMIRDTLQLDKYELLATLIVAVFDSKTKEVSVITIGDGLISIDDKIYEYDQSNRPDYVGYHLDEIFEDWFSDQRQILSTTFEKSISISSDGIFTFSDDFDEPVRNIRQRQIIADLMIRVNPDQRSIQNKMDGYLDNENLSTNDDVAVVSVCL, encoded by the coding sequence ATGATAGATACATTGACAAGAATAGGAAAGCACCACACTAATCACTGTGAAGATTCATGTGGAAATTTTCAAATCGATGAAAGTCGGTTCCTAATCGCGGTTTCCGATGGTTGTTCGATGGGTACTGAAAGTCACTTTGCGTCGACTTTATTCATGAAAGTGCTTAAGGAGATAGCCAAGGTCCACTATAACTTAAGTTTCATCGGTAAGAGTGAACCAAATATTGATGGTCTTTTAATGGTGATTTTGAAAGGACTTTTTAATAAAGTCAAAATGATTAGAGATACACTTCAGCTTGATAAATATGAATTATTGGCTACCTTGATAGTAGCGGTGTTTGATAGTAAGACCAAAGAGGTATCTGTTATTACAATAGGCGATGGTTTAATCTCTATTGATGACAAGATATATGAATACGACCAATCTAATCGACCTGATTATGTTGGCTATCACTTAGACGAAATCTTTGAGGATTGGTTCAGCGACCAAAGGCAAATCTTGTCTACGACATTTGAAAAATCAATATCAATATCATCAGATGGTATATTTACTTTTTCGGATGACTTCGATGAGCCAGTGAGAAACATCAGGCAAAGACAAATAATTGCGGATTTAATGATACGCGTAAATCCGGATCAACGAAGTATACAAAATAAAATGGATGGATATTTGGATAATGAAAACTTATCAACAAATGATGATGTCGCAGTTGTAAGTGTTTGTCTATAA
- a CDS encoding DUF6000 family protein yields the protein MLGEKVKDNNPTMEDDRLNETIKLHSAGATVRHNSPFEELESYKNEIEIDQSFREEWVIPFYFELHRNDEEWVNRIVELRPKISDEVIHKNLGDFNWRTRSTGAFFAAVKDKKEYIEIIGTHLLKSEVCYAGRTYAKVLAYFNDEKGNEYLERYLEYYLKRKDLYFDQGNIFQAVKYLDKINGTNKLDRFVDDWKEFSKGKFQNEDNDDEMETDDLKKQIDTIEKIINTAAYKTSR from the coding sequence GTGTTGGGCGAAAAAGTAAAAGACAATAACCCTACAATGGAAGATGATAGATTAAATGAAACAATAAAATTACATTCTGCGGGTGCAACTGTTAGACACAATTCGCCATTTGAAGAATTGGAATCTTATAAAAACGAAATTGAAATAGACCAATCATTCCGAGAAGAATGGGTGATTCCTTTTTATTTTGAACTTCATAGAAATGATGAAGAATGGGTTAATAGAATAGTCGAATTGCGCCCTAAAATAAGTGATGAAGTTATCCACAAAAATTTAGGTGATTTTAATTGGCGAACTCGTTCAACAGGTGCATTCTTCGCTGCCGTTAAAGATAAAAAGGAGTACATCGAAATAATCGGAACTCATTTGTTAAAAAGTGAAGTTTGTTATGCAGGAAGAACATATGCAAAAGTCTTAGCTTATTTCAATGACGAAAAAGGAAATGAATATTTAGAGAGATACTTAGAATATTATCTTAAACGAAAAGACCTCTATTTTGATCAAGGCAATATCTTCCAAGCGGTCAAATATTTAGATAAAATAAATGGAACAAATAAACTTGACAGATTTGTTGATGATTGGAAGGAATTCTCGAAAGGAAAATTCCAGAATGAGGATAATGATGATGAAATGGAAACAGATGATTTGAAAAAGCAAATAGATACAATTGAAAAAATAATAAACACGGCAGCCTATAAAACAAGCCGCTAA
- a CDS encoding DUF3024 domain-containing protein, giving the protein MDNIKEYLDQYVQSIRPPAEIRPNLDINYSIENHSVYINEVRPRDYGNLADYRSYPNVKFTYVKSRNIWKIYWMRADLKWHAYTPAKEVNTIEDAIKVYDADEYGCFKG; this is encoded by the coding sequence ATGGATAATATAAAAGAATATTTAGATCAGTACGTTCAATCAATTAGGCCACCCGCCGAAATTAGGCCTAACCTCGATATTAATTACAGTATTGAGAATCATTCAGTTTATATAAATGAGGTACGACCAAGAGACTATGGGAATTTAGCCGATTACCGTTCATATCCAAATGTAAAATTCACATATGTTAAATCAAGAAACATCTGGAAAATCTACTGGATGAGGGCAGACTTGAAATGGCATGCGTATACACCGGCGAAAGAAGTGAATACTATTGAGGACGCTATAAAAGTATACGATGCGGATGAATATGGCTGTTTCAAAGGTTAA